Proteins encoded within one genomic window of Halocatena marina:
- a CDS encoding methionine adenosyltransferase gives MSNRNIQVEPMVGHAVEDQTVEIVERKGIGHPDSICDGIAEHVSEALAREYIERVGRVLHYNTDETQLVAGSAAPAFGGGEVTAPIYLLIVGRATREYEGTKIPTEPIALRAAREYLTEHIPELSLGTDIVIDVEFGEGSGDLQEVFGDSGRMVPMANDTSFGVGHAPLTETEQIVRSTEHRLNGEYAATHPEIGADIKVMGKREDDHIDVTVAVAMVDSYVDSMDDYRQSVRDVREYVHDLAMEYTDRSVTVHVNTADDYDEGAIYLTTTGTSAEQGDDGSVGRGNRANGLITPNRSMSMEATSGKNPVNHIGKIYNLLSTEIAQRVVREVSGIRQIRIRLLSQIGQPIDHPHVADAAIVTESDVPLDTIEDDVAAIIDDELANVTGITDRIIHGELTTF, from the coding sequence CGATGGTCGGTCACGCCGTCGAGGATCAGACCGTAGAGATCGTCGAACGGAAAGGGATTGGCCATCCCGATTCTATCTGTGATGGGATTGCAGAGCACGTTTCAGAGGCGCTCGCCCGAGAGTATATCGAGCGTGTCGGACGGGTGCTTCACTACAACACTGACGAAACGCAGCTCGTCGCCGGGTCGGCCGCCCCCGCGTTCGGTGGGGGTGAAGTGACTGCTCCGATCTATCTCCTCATCGTTGGTCGGGCGACAAGAGAGTACGAAGGAACGAAGATCCCGACCGAGCCCATCGCGCTGCGGGCCGCTCGTGAGTATCTTACCGAGCACATTCCGGAACTCAGCCTTGGCACCGACATCGTCATCGACGTGGAATTCGGGGAAGGAAGCGGTGACCTTCAGGAAGTGTTCGGTGACTCTGGGCGGATGGTTCCAATGGCCAACGACACGAGTTTCGGCGTCGGGCACGCTCCCCTCACGGAGACCGAACAGATCGTGCGATCGACAGAACACCGTCTGAACGGAGAGTACGCAGCCACCCATCCCGAGATTGGTGCCGACATCAAGGTGATGGGAAAGCGTGAGGACGATCATATTGACGTCACTGTCGCCGTTGCGATGGTCGATTCATACGTCGACAGCATGGACGACTACCGGCAATCCGTTCGTGATGTCCGTGAGTACGTCCACGATCTCGCAATGGAGTATACTGATCGGTCGGTGACAGTCCACGTCAACACCGCCGACGACTACGACGAAGGTGCGATCTATCTCACGACGACCGGTACCAGCGCAGAGCAGGGTGACGACGGCTCGGTCGGCCGTGGCAACCGTGCGAACGGGCTTATCACTCCCAACCGATCGATGAGTATGGAGGCGACAAGCGGGAAAAACCCGGTCAATCACATCGGCAAGATCTACAACCTCCTCTCGACGGAGATCGCACAGCGCGTGGTCCGTGAAGTGAGTGGTATCCGGCAGATTCGTATCCGACTGCTCTCGCAAATCGGACAGCCGATCGACCATCCGCACGTCGCTGACGCCGCGATCGTCACCGAATCTGACGTTCCGTTGGACACGATTGAGGACGACGTCGCCGCTATCATCGACGACGAACTAGCGAATGTGACTGGCATCACCGATCGTATCATCCACGGGGAATTAACCACGTTTTAG